The following is a genomic window from Saccopteryx bilineata isolate mSacBil1 chromosome 4, mSacBil1_pri_phased_curated, whole genome shotgun sequence.
ttttaggataaaaataaataatgattggCAATAGGTTATAACCCATACCACACAATTCACCCACTGAAAgcgtacaattcaatggttttaatatattcacagaattgtgcaaccCTCACTACactcaattttagaatattttcatcacctcatCACCCTCCAAAAAAACCCTGTACCCACTAGCAGTCACCAGTTCTCCATCTGTGTCTTATtcttgaagtttcttttttgacagtttgaaagtatttcaaataaaaatttataaaatgacaatatctGTGTTATTATAACCAATAAACTAGAGTGAATGTTAGGATTTCTTTGCAGTTTTTTTGTTCAGAagtcatttgttaaaaaaaaaagttatttgtaacaattcttttttctgaTGGTTACATTATGTATGATTACCATCTTACACAGGTTAATTTAAGTTGGTCTTCAAATTTGATGTTCccatttttttgctatttttaattatatatttttttatttttattttattcattttagagaggagaaggagagacagagagagagagagaagagacagagagagagaaggaggggaggagctggaagcatcaactcccatatgtgccttgaccaggcaagcccagggtttcgaaccggcgacctcagcatttccaggtcgacactttatccactgcgccaccacaggtcaggcctaattataTTTTTGATGATGTAAAATCTACATGGTTCAAAGATCAAAACTCTGTAGGCCCTCCCCCCAGTCCTACCTCTCCATTCCCGCCGATGCTGTCATTTGTCATCATTCCTTTTGTCCTTCTACAGATTCTTTTCTCAAAAATCAGCAAACACAAAAAAGACACACACGTATGTACAAATGCACATATGCAATGCACGCTCACACACGTGTGCCCACGCATACTTCTATATCGCTTCTTTCTTATAGAAAAGCTATCATGCTGTATATATCTACCATtctacttctttttcctttccttcccttttttctttaatttctattaaaaatttttttaaagggttgGGAGGTGCccccaattattttatttatttatatttattcattttagagagaagagagagtaagagagagagagagagagagagagagagagaaaggggggaggagcaggaagcatcaactcccatatgtgccttgaccagacaagtgcagtgttttgaaccagcgacctcagccttccagatcgatgctttatccactgcgccaccacaggtcaggtctctttttaatttttttaagtgagaagaggggaggcagagagacagacttctgcatgcgcccctacTGGGACCCACCTGCCAAGCCTTaggggggcatgctctgcccatctgggaccattgctcccTTGcgggaactgagctattttatctcgtgaggggaggccatggagccatcctcagtggggataacttgctccaaccaagccatgggccatggcttcaggaggggaagagagagagagagagacagaaaaggggagggggggtgtggagaagcagatgggtgcttctcctgtgtgccctgaccaggaatcgaacccgggactcccacatgctgggccgacgctccaccgctgagccaaccggccagggcctttcctttccttttttacttaACAAATCCCTGCCATCACCTCACAACCGTTATTTTCCAGTTCACAGTTCTCTTCTGTGTGAATGTCCTTGGCTCGCTCAGTCAGTGCCTCCTAATGGACTCTGGGTTTTCTAGTCTTTGGTGACAAATGAAGCTGCCCCAGTGACTTTGAGTATCCAGGTCCTGCGCCTGCTCACCAGATATAGGGGGCCTCCGGCAGGGTGAGGGCAAAGTCTTACATTCTTGCTCACCAGGTAGATGAAAACTGAATCTCAGTGAGGGGTTGTTATTAATGTagtgttgatttgcatttctctcattgtGAGCAAGGGtgagcctcttttccttttttacttctATACATGGTGATCTGACTACGTATCATGTCTTGGTCCCCATTAGATTGTCAGCTCCATGGGTCAGGGAGTTGTGCTGATTTTAGCTGCTGTGTTCACAGCCTAGAACATCAACTTTCAAcccttttcatttcatggcatgGATAtactaatgactaaaattctgcacacaccaaaaacatattttttgctgatctgacaaaaaaaaaaaaaaagaatagatatgattttgactcattcacaccggttggttattgttgtgttggctgttgtcattttttttatttgacaatctaaaggaaaagaggtcagtgcccctgactaaatagtcggGTATTGCATGTGTTAAACATTCTTGAAGCACACAGGTTAAAATCGTTGGCTTAGAAAAATGCTTGGTTATCTTATGtactaataaatgtttgtttaatgGAAGAAGCAATGGGCCCctgaatgaatgtataaataccttcattacttttttctttccggTGCATAAaccaggaaatagtaaaaattccaGAGGAAGAAGAGTTACATGGTGGACCCGGGGAAGATCCGAGAGGCCAGGTGGCTCCAGTATTGCCCTGGAAGTAGAGCAAGGAGGCTATTTCTGCCACCCGTCCAGACCCCTAGTGCCCCTCCTGCTCAGGATGCTGACCTCTGCGCCCCGAGAAACTCCGGGGTGAGCGCGAAGAATTCCCGCAGCCCTCCAGGCGACCCCGATCCGCCCCCGCCCGGAGCCCCAGTGACCACGGAGGCGCCGGTACGTTGATTCTTTTATTAGCACATCACTAGGGAAGGGGGACTGGGAAGCCCCCCTAGAGCAGCGGAGGGCTCGCAGCCTGTCCTCTGGGGCCCCTGGGCTGCGCTCAGCGGTACTTCTCGGTCAGGACGCTGGACACCACAGACAGGAACTTGTCCCAGGCGGCGTGGGCGTCAGCGGTGAAGTCCGCCGGGAAGTGCGAGGCCACTGTGACCAGCAGACAGTGGGACAGGAgctagaaggaaggaaggccGCTTGCTTGGGGCTGGCGTGGAGCTCAGGTGCCCTCCGGCTGGGGGGACGGAGCGCCTTTCAGAAGACCCTGCGCTCCTCGCACTCCgcctctgccccgcccccgccggGACCCCAGCCCGGGTGCCCACCTTGAAGTTGACCGGGTCCACGCGCAGAATGTAGGCGTGCAGCTCGCTCAGCTTGGACAGGGCACCGGCGACATTGTCGATGTTCTTGGCCGCCTCGCCCACGGCGGCTACCACCTTGGAGCCGTGTGCGCGCAGGTGCGCAGAGCCGGGGTGCAGGTCGAAGTGTGGGAAGTAAGTCTTGGTCTGGGGGTAGCTGGTGAAGAGCCTGCGGGGTGGGAGGAGAGCTGGACCTTGGTGAGGCCACTGTGGCCCTTGTCTTGGGTGCAAAACTTAAGCAGCTTCGGAAAATCCAGCCGTCAGGATAAATCATATTTTAACGCAGTATTTAAAAACGTAAACATTAACTCAAGAAAATTCACGTTGAACAAAACGTTACgtgcaattttaaataaagacagaatCCGTATTGGATCCTGTTGCCCCAGGCTCCAGTTTAGCAGGGCACTACCTCCCTCCCTGacccatcattcattcatttgtttattcattcattcattctttattcattcaacagatgttTGCGGAGACCTGTGTGCTGGGTCCAGTGTGGGAGACACAGTCCTCGTCTTCCCTCCTGGTCCACCTGCTCACTGCCTGCCATCAACGCCCCTTTTCCACGACTCAAACTCACCCATTCCTCCTCACTGTACCTGTTCTCACTAGACCCACATTgtcacccacctggccccatccCAGCCTGTCTGGCACTCACCTCTCCAGGGTTTCGGTTCCAATGGCATCTGCCTGTGAGGCAATCTTGCCCCACATGGACGTGATAATGGCCCTCTCGCTCTTGGTCAGAGACATGGCAGCAGCTGGACGTGCTCAGGACTGAAGTCTGTGGCGCTCAGCCCCCAGGGTCCATTTAAATGCACagaagtggggtgggggctgcGAGGGTGGGGGTCTCTTATCAGATTCAGCGACAGTGGGCGGTCAGAGCCTGGTGGAACAGATGGAATGAGGGGCTATCGCCCCTGCCCCCCTTGCTCGGTCTTAGAGGGGGCGTTGGCCACAGCCTGACCAGAGTCCAGCAGAGATAGGGGCCCAGCCGCCCAGGAGGTCATGCCCGCGTTTGCAGCCCAAGTCTGCACCATCCTCGTCCGT
Proteins encoded in this region:
- the HBZ gene encoding hemoglobin subunit zeta produces the protein MSLTKSERAIITSMWGKIASQADAIGTETLERLFTSYPQTKTYFPHFDLHPGSAHLRAHGSKVVAAVGEAAKNIDNVAGALSKLSELHAYILRVDPVNFKLLSHCLLVTVASHFPADFTADAHAAWDKFLSVVSSVLTEKYR